From Ureaplasma urealyticum serovar 8 str. ATCC 27618:
GCTTTTATTTCTGCTCCTCATACTGGTAATGATTTATATAAATCTCTTGATGGCAAAAAATATATTAATATGGGTTTGGAATATATGCCTAGACATTATGCGCCAGCAGGAGGCGCTTCTGGTTCAAGTGTGCGAAACCAAAACAATGAAATTGTAGGAATTTATCATGTAAGTAATGAATTTGCTAGCACCGGGTTAGCAACTGCTTTTCGATCTGAAGGTTATGATTATCAAGGATTATATGGAAATTATAATTTACCACAATATGATTTAATTTATGGCGGTGGAAAAGATCAAACCGAAAAGAAATCATACCGAGAAGCGATGAAGGATATATATCAAAATAACAATATTAAAACAGCATTGTTTCCAAATGGCTTTGACCAATATGATGAAAAGTTTAAATTTAATAACAATCAAAGTAAATAAAGGTTAGGTTTTAAATAATAAAATGAAATTTATTAAACGTAAAACAAAATTATTAACGATTACAATTGGTGCAGTTGCTGTTAGTTCAATCTTATTAGGAGGAATTTTTTATGGTACAAGTCAAAAAAGTCCCTCAAGTTTTGGTATTGCTTCTATTGATCAAAAAGAAAATTTTATTAATAAAGACAATTTAGATTACCAAAAAGCAAGACCATCAATTAAAGATAATAACTTAAAAGAAATTCCCAAACCAAAACCTCAGCCAAAACCTAAACCACAACCAACGCCATTTCCAGATCCCATCCCAACACCTCCAAAAAAAGAAGAACTAAAAAAACCAGAGATTAAACCAGAAGAACCTAAAAAGCCTGAAATTAAACCTGAACCAAAACCTCAGCCTATTCCTCAACCAACACCTCCTGTTGAAACTAAACCAAAAGAAGAATTATTACCACCCAGCCCACCACCTCCAAAAGAAGAACCAAAACCAGAACCAGATCCGCAACCACAGCCACAACAAGTTCCAAACAATAGTAATTCACGAATTATAGAAATTAATGGTGTAAGAGTGGAAGCTGAAGTTGAAGTCCCTCCCCCTCGTGATATTGCTGAATATGATAAACAAAATAATCTGGTTAACCCTAATCCATACATTAATGATAGTGTTGGTAAAATTAAAAACGTAAAGGTTACCGATGAATTGCGAAAAGCAACAGGTAAATTGGTCCAAGGAAATTTAGGACGTTGAGATTACAAACATTTAATTAATGATTTATTAACTCTTAAACCAGAGGAAATAGAAAAATATGTAAAAAACGATAAAAGCGGTTATTATGCAAAAGTTTGATATCGTTTTTCAAGATTATTTGAATCTGAAAATGTTGTTAATTTTTTAACTGAACAAGGTAAAAAAGAATATCCTGAAATGAAGTCTAAATTTGTTTCAAAAGACCATAAATATGCATGACTTTATCAACATCTAGATTTAACAAAATTTACACAATTATCAAATGAATCAGAAGCTTATTTAAAAGAGGGTTATACTCCTGATCCTGATAATGCATATGTTGATAAAGATGGAAAAATTAGTTCTCACGCATATTCACCTGCCAAAGGTTATAATTCGGTAACAAGTCGAATGGAAAATGATAATTGAAATCGGCGTGTTTTTGGTTATAAAAGTTGATATGGACGTACTCCTGGGAATTTAGTTGAAGGTAATTATCCTGGTTGAAAGAAAACAAATGTAACCCAAGAATTCCATCAATATGGCGTTAGCGATGGTGATGGAATTACAGTTAATAAATTAACTCGTGAAAAAACTGAAGATGGTCGTTTAAATGAAGGATATGTTGTTGATATTGATGCTGATAATCCACAAGGTTATGAAAAAACAAAAAAATTAATTCAAACTTTAAAAGAAAAAAATATCAATATCACAGGGTATAGAATTCATAATATGGGGAAATCAGATTCAAGTCAAAAATTTGTTGATATTCTAAAAACATTACCAAATCAATTGCCTTTATTAGAATTATTTTTCTCCGCTGGTTCGCATAATACCTCTTCATTAATCGCACTGAAGGATAAAAAAATTAAAGAATTAGGTTTATTCACACTAGGAAATTCATTGTTAGATGATTGATCAATTAATCCTAATGCCTTACGAAATGTTGAATGAATTAATTCAAACGATTATAATGTTTCATTTAATTATAAACAAGGTGCAGATATCGCTACTCGTATTACTTTTGATACTTTAGCTTTTGATGAAAGTGATTATAATGACAATGCATCTGACATTAAATCAAAATTAAAACAAATTAATGACGGTTTACGAATGGTTTATTGAACGAGAAATAATGAACCGATTTTTCAAGGTAGTTTTGGGCCTGGTTTAGATCCTGATCACAAAGAATCAGGTAACAGTTATCCACAAGGCTTAGATTTTAGTCGTGTCCCTCAAATTCGCTCATTACGAGGTTTAATATTTAAAGATGAACAAAAAACATCAAATAATAAAGATCGTAAATTACGAAGAATTAATTTTTACAATAACAGCACAACTTATAAAATGTCTATCGAAGACTTAAATGAAGCCGGATTTAACGAACATATTGTAAGTGGTGAACCTGGTGAAAAAAGTAAAATTACTTTTAGCAATGGTTCTGGTACAACTAAAATCCAAATTGATGGTGATCAAGAATTGTCAGCAAATGGAATTAGTAACTTATCAGCAATGTTTAATTTTGCTGAAAGTTTACAACGGACAATTGTTGTAAATAATACCAACTCAGCACTTGCAAATCAATTAAGAAATGCGGGATATAGTATTGAATCAACAACTGATGCCGGACTAATAGATATTTAATCTTTATTTAAAAATTTTGGATAAAAATATATGAAAAAAAATAAGTTAATTACTCTCGCTTTAATATTACCAATTACAATCTTAACTCCTATTATTATTGCTTCATGTACAAATAAAAGTAAAGTTAAAAAATCATCATCTTTAGATAATATTGCTTCAAATTTAAAATTAGAGTATTCTAATAATAAAGCTAATGCTCAAGCATCAAGTGTACAAAAAGATGAAATTAAAAAACCTCTAAATTTACCAAGTGATGTCATTTTTAGTATTAAAGATCTTTGTGTTAATCCTAAAGATCAAAGTGTATTAATTGTTAAATACACTTTAAAAAGGGGAAATGAAATTCAAGAGTATACTTATAAAATCAAAGGTTTTAAATCTATTTTTGAAAAAGATAAAATCGTTAATGATTTAAGTCAAGCAAATGAAGA
This genomic window contains:
- a CDS encoding putative immunoglobulin-blocking virulence protein, yielding MKFIKRKTKLLTITIGAVAVSSILLGGIFYGTSQKSPSSFGIASIDQKENFINKDNLDYQKARPSIKDNNLKEIPKPKPQPKPKPQPTPFPDPIPTPPKKEELKKPEIKPEEPKKPEIKPEPKPQPIPQPTPPVETKPKEELLPPSPPPPKEEPKPEPDPQPQPQQVPNNSNSRIIEINGVRVEAEVEVPPPRDIAEYDKQNNLVNPNPYINDSVGKIKNVKVTDELRKATGKLVQGNLGRWDYKHLINDLLTLKPEEIEKYVKNDKSGYYAKVWYRFSRLFESENVVNFLTEQGKKEYPEMKSKFVSKDHKYAWLYQHLDLTKFTQLSNESEAYLKEGYTPDPDNAYVDKDGKISSHAYSPAKGYNSVTSRMENDNWNRRVFGYKSWYGRTPGNLVEGNYPGWKKTNVTQEFHQYGVSDGDGITVNKLTREKTEDGRLNEGYVVDIDADNPQGYEKTKKLIQTLKEKNINITGYRIHNMGKSDSSQKFVDILKTLPNQLPLLELFFSAGSHNTSSLIALKDKKIKELGLFTLGNSLLDDWSINPNALRNVEWINSNDYNVSFNYKQGADIATRITFDTLAFDESDYNDNASDIKSKLKQINDGLRMVYWTRNNEPIFQGSFGPGLDPDHKESGNSYPQGLDFSRVPQIRSLRGLIFKDEQKTSNNKDRKLRRINFYNNSTTYKMSIEDLNEAGFNEHIVSGEPGEKSKITFSNGSGTTKIQIDGDQELSANGISNLSAMFNFAESLQRTIVVNNTNSALANQLRNAGYSIESTTDAGLIDI